In one window of Tenacibaculum mesophilum DNA:
- a CDS encoding amidase family protein: MRKATFLLLTLLFISACKQKAVKVYFKSYDESSEIEKQQDHEKKRMQFKLLQSHFLDLNKELKPFEKELSRFSEEEYQQLKPLILEKDIPTIQKSITNKKLTYEKLTLFYLYRIRKFESDSTKYLNAIISLNPKVLEEARAKDKESKEANEFSLNGIPILIKDNIDAAGMITTAGAVALQNNSTDKDAFIVKKLREAGALILGKVNLSEWAYFFCEDCPLGYSATGGQTLNPYGRKVFETGGSSSGSGVSVAANYAVAAVGTETAGSITSPSSQNSVVGLKPTIGVLSRSGIVPISSTLDTPGPMTKSVVDNVILFEAMLGKDNEDAASLEIEDFKPKELLNESYTIQGKRIGVLKPILTDSIYKASVEKLQEAGAEIIEIIPPEISFDGFITLLNIDMKHDLPEYLATHGNKKLTVKNIQDVVEFNKKDSTKRAPYGQQLFEGIIKDTTSLAQLEVVKDSLSYNGKKFLQALKAQNLDGILSINNYHSGIAAVAKYPTLTVPMGYKNSGEPVSLTFIGKPFTEKELLQLGYAFEKLTKARKTPVDYH, from the coding sequence ATGAGAAAAGCTACTTTTTTATTATTAACTCTTCTATTTATAAGTGCATGTAAGCAAAAAGCTGTAAAGGTATATTTTAAAAGCTATGATGAATCATCAGAAATAGAAAAACAGCAAGATCACGAGAAAAAGAGAATGCAGTTTAAATTACTTCAGTCTCATTTTTTAGATTTAAATAAAGAACTCAAACCTTTTGAAAAGGAGCTATCAAGATTTTCAGAAGAAGAATATCAACAACTAAAGCCATTAATTTTAGAAAAAGATATTCCAACTATTCAAAAGAGCATAACAAATAAAAAACTCACGTACGAAAAACTAACATTATTCTATTTATATAGAATACGAAAGTTTGAAAGTGATAGTACAAAGTATTTGAATGCAATTATATCTCTAAATCCAAAGGTATTAGAAGAAGCAAGAGCAAAAGATAAAGAATCAAAAGAAGCAAATGAATTTTCCTTGAATGGAATTCCAATTTTGATAAAGGATAATATTGATGCCGCAGGAATGATAACGACTGCTGGAGCTGTAGCTTTACAAAACAACTCAACTGACAAGGATGCTTTTATTGTCAAAAAATTAAGAGAAGCGGGAGCATTAATTTTAGGAAAAGTAAACTTAAGTGAATGGGCATACTTCTTTTGTGAAGATTGTCCGTTAGGGTATAGTGCCACTGGAGGGCAAACCTTAAATCCTTATGGAAGAAAAGTTTTTGAAACAGGAGGTTCTAGCTCAGGAAGTGGAGTTTCTGTAGCAGCAAACTATGCCGTAGCTGCTGTAGGTACAGAAACAGCAGGGTCTATAACTTCACCATCAAGTCAAAACTCAGTGGTTGGATTAAAACCAACAATTGGTGTTTTAAGTCGCTCAGGAATTGTTCCGATTTCAAGTACGTTAGATACTCCAGGTCCGATGACTAAAAGTGTCGTAGACAATGTTATTTTATTTGAAGCGATGCTAGGAAAAGATAATGAGGATGCTGCTTCTTTAGAAATAGAAGATTTTAAACCTAAAGAATTACTTAATGAAAGCTACACAATCCAAGGAAAAAGAATAGGAGTGCTAAAACCTATTTTAACAGATTCTATTTATAAAGCAAGTGTAGAAAAGTTACAAGAAGCTGGTGCAGAAATTATTGAGATAATACCACCTGAAATTTCTTTTGATGGATTTATTACACTGTTGAATATAGATATGAAACATGATTTACCTGAATACTTAGCTACTCACGGAAACAAAAAGCTAACAGTGAAAAATATACAAGATGTGGTTGAGTTTAATAAAAAAGATTCTACAAAAAGAGCTCCATACGGACAACAGCTATTTGAAGGAATAATAAAAGATACGACTAGTTTAGCTCAGTTAGAGGTGGTAAAAGATAGTCTAAGTTATAATGGAAAGAAATTTTTACAAGCTTTAAAAGCCCAAAATTTAGATGGTATTCTATCAATTAATAATTATCATTCTGGTATTGCAGCAGTAGCGAAGTATCCGACATTAACAGTTCCTATGGGATATAAAAACTCTGGAGAACCTGTTAGTTTAACGTTTATAGGGAAGCCTTTTACTGAAAAAGAATTATTGC